One Solanum lycopersicum chromosome 2, SLM_r2.1 genomic region harbors:
- the LOC138342081 gene encoding uncharacterized protein, producing MEVEGAVPVVLAVSGRSMIDHTHPLYLYPNDTPGSSLISIQLTASENYALWSRSMRLGLLGKNKLGFVNGRHTKDKFEESMYDQWEKVNAVVLSWIMNSVKSELLSSIIYALNAHKVWLDLQERFDTVNVSRVFYLHREIATLTQDSQSVSDYFSKMRNLWDEFDTLMPCPGCNCTESRSYAQHYGYQRLLQFLMGLNETYAQCRSQILMLTPLPILNKAYSLVINHESQRSIAMSTPVGFNSTRSFHGGGSNSGGNHNGRVSSAGGSKPQKRESVVCEFCNYNGHTKEQCYKLIGYPSDWPKNRRQGSSQFANQVGNYFSSCSAEVENSSSYDRTSQEIVGTVAQSPVLPSFTPEQYQQILHLLNKINYDSSPTIQTANAGTQRSTLVNDVSVKWIIDTGASNHMDLSNGMVKGIGIEEQGLYILKSSSEKSAIYGFTTRSVITQHKPSESSILWHRRNVVFQESVFPFIHAKSYGSPLFPASKDPDWVHAMKLEIATLESNQTWSIVDLPSGKTPIDCRWIYKVKYKASGEVERYKARLVAKGYSQQAGTDYFETFSPVAKIVTVRSLIALAASSYWTGKELVIILVYVDDLIVTGNSQTLINKAREDLQHSFKMKDLGELKLFLGIEVSRSNEGIVMCQRKYALELVVETGMSGAKPASTPFEMNQKLTSTEYDKHVSSKAEISLKPIYAFSKRSHMEAAIRVVRYIKGTPGMGLLMPAGTTNQLMAYYDSDWGACMETRSSAEAEFRSMAACTVELTWLVGLFSDLGVQVQQPITLRCDSKGAIQLAANLIFHERTKHIDIDCHFVRERVSKGMIEIDHVSTEEQLADILTKGLGRAQHEYLLSKIGLKDIFKPSS from the exons ATGGAAGTGGAAGGTGCAGTTCCGGTAGTTTTAGCAGTTTCAGGCAGATCTATGATTGATCACACACATCCTCTGTATCTATATCCTAACGACACTCCAGGTAGCTCTCTTATTTCAATTCAACTTACTGCATCTGAGAATTACGCACTTTGGAGCAGATCTATGCGTTTAGGATTGTTGGGAAAAAACAAATTAGGCTTTGTAAATGGCAGACACACTAAAGATAAATTTGAAGAATCAATGTATGATCAGTGGGAGAAGGTGAATGCAGTGGTTTTATCTTGGATAATGAATTCTGTGAAGTCTGAATTACTGAGCAGCATTATATATGCTTTGAATGCTCATAAGGTCTGGCTAGATTTGCAGGAGAGATTTGATACAGTGAATGTTTCTAGAGTGTTCTATCTTCATAGAGAAATTGCTACACTTACACAAGATAGTCAATCTGTTTCTGACTATTTTTCTAAGATGAGAAATTTGTGGGATGAGTTTGATACACTCATGCCATGTCCTGGATGCAATTGCACTGAATCTCGCAGTTATGCTCAACATTATGGATATCAAAGACTTTTACAATTTCTCATGGGTCTTAACGAGACATATGCTCAATGTAGAAGTCAAATCCTAATGTTAACACCTCTTCCAATACTGAACAAGGCCTACTCATTAGTGATAAATCATGAAAGCCAAAGATCAATTGCAATGTCAACTCCAGTCG GTTTCAATTCTACCAGATCATTTCATGGAGGAGGTTCTAATTCAGGAGGTAATCATAATGGTAGAGTATCATCAGCAGGTGGAAGCAAACCACAAAAGAGAGAATCAGTAGTTTGTGAGTTTTGCAATTATAATGGACACACTAAGGAACAGTGTTACAAACTCATAGGATATCCATCTGACTGGCCTAAGAACAGAAGACAAGGATCATCTCAATTTGCTAATCAAGTAggcaattatttttcttcttgttctgcTGAGGTAGAGAACTCAAGTTCATATGATAGAACAAGTCAGGAAATAGTAGGAACTGTAGCACAATCACCTGTTCTTCCTTCATTTACTCCAGAACAGTATCAACAAATTCTTCACTTGttgaacaaaataaattatgattcaTCCCCTACCATTCAAACTGCAAATGCAGGTACTCAAAGATCTACTTTAGTCAATGATGTATCTGTTAAGTGGATAATAGATACAGGAGCTTCAAATCATATG GATCTCTCCAATGGCAtggtgaaggggattggtaTAGAAGAACAGGGTTTGTACATCTTAAAGAGCAGTTCTGAGAAGTCTGCTATATATGGTTTTACAACTAGATCTGTTATCACTCAACATAAACCTTCTGAATCTAGCATTCTCTGGCACAGAAG AAATGTAGTGTTTCAGGAGTCAGTGTTTCCTTTCATTCATGCAAAATCTTATGGTTCTCCTCTTTTTCCT GCTTCCAAGGATCCAGACTGGGTTCATGCTATGAAATTGGAAATTGCAACTTTAGAATCCAATCAGACATGGTCTATTGTTGATCTTCCAAGTGGTAAAACACCTATTGATTGTAGATGGATATATAAAGTTAAGTACAAAGCTTCTGGAGAGGTGGAAAGATATAAAGCCAGGCTAGTTGCCAAGGGCTATAGTCAACAAGCTGGGACGGATTACTTTGAGACTTTTTCTCCAGTTGCAAAAATAGTGACTGTCAGATCTCTGATTGCTCTTGCAGCCTCTTCTTATTG GACAGGAAAAGAGTTGGTGATAATTCTGgtatatgtggatgatttgataGTAACTGGAAATAGTCAGACGTTGATAAACAAAGCAAGAGAAGATTTACAGCATAGtttcaagatgaaagatcttggagaacttaaattatttttgggaATTGAAGTATCCAGATCAAATGAAGGAATTGTAATGTGTCAGAGAAAATATGCATTAGAATTGGTTGTTGAAACTGGAATGAGTGGAGCAAAACCAGCAAGTACACCATTTGAGATGAATCAAAAGTTAACTTCTACAGAATATGATAAACATGTATCAAGCAAAGCTGAAATTA GTCTTAAGCCAATATATGCATTTTCCAAAAGATCTCACATGGAAGCTGCTATAAGAGTAGTGAGATACATCAAGGGGACACCAGGAATGGGATTGTTGATGCCTGCTGGTACTACAAATCAACTTATGGCCTATTATGATTCAGACTGGGGAGCATGCATGGAAACAAGAAG TTCTGCTGAGGCAGAATTCAGAAGTATGGCAGCTTGCACTGTAGAACTTACTTGGTTGGTAGGATTGTTCAGTGACCTTGGAGTTCAAGTTCAACAACCTATAACCTTAAGATGTGATAGTAAGGGAGCTATTCAACTAGCTGCAAATCTCATatttcatgagagaaccaaacatattgacattgattgtcattttgtaaGAGAAAGGGTTAGCAAAGGGATGATTGAAATTGATCATGTGTCTACTGAAGAACAATTGGCAGATATACTTACTAAAGGACTAGGAAGAGCTCAACATGAATATTTGCTAAGCAAGATAGGCCTAAAAGATATATTCAAGCCATCgtcttga
- the LOC101247273 gene encoding ninja-family protein AFP3-like, protein MDTEIESRKRLEAEMDWRRRMVTEIECSLRMETEMEWRQMSGPFSVTRAASMPPMETQTEWVKMSDPFSVNRTASLPPMETGMDWKERRDLQTLTCGDTQQNRWDKLKNVIVFEENEGNGTSSLPSPGGSGSIGSFGSAGTIDRTFIEGASGSSNVIPPVSGPLEKMQHLVLAAIEATNEQSPDFSGKEGIRNFLLKMPGVATKGDGPNGKKTEGFLYAYKRGGEVKIVCICHGYFLTPAEFVKHASGGDVENPLNAYNCRS, encoded by the exons AATGGTGACTGAAATTGAATGCAGTCTTAGAATGGAGACTGAGATGGAATGGAGGCAAATGAGTGGTCCATTTTCTGTGACGAGGGCAGCTTCCATGCCGCCAATGGAGACTCAAACTGAATGGGTGAAAATGAGTGATCCATTTTCTGTTAATAGGACGGCTTCGTTGCCTCCAATGGAGACTGGGATGGACTGGAAGGAAAGGAGGGACCTCCAGACACTGACGTGCGGGGACACGCAGCAGAATAGATGGGATAAACTGAAGAATGTTATagtttttgaggaaaatgaaggGAATGGAACCTCTTCTTTGCCGTCACCTGGTGGATCTGGATCTATAGGAAGTTTTGGTTCAGCTGGAACTA tTGATAGAACTTTCATTGAAGGTGCATCTGGTAGTTCTAATGTGATACCTCCAGTCAGTGGCCCATTGGAGAAAATGCAGCATCTGGTATTAGCAGCCATTGAAGCTACTAATGAGCAATCACCCGACTTTTCGGGAAAAGAGGGAATCAGAAATTTCTTACTCAAAATGCCTGGTGTTGCCACTAAAGGTGATGGACCAAATGGAAAGAAGACTGAAGGATTTTTATACGCGTATAAGAGGGGAGGAGAAGTGAAGATTGTTTGTATTTGTCATGGTTATTTTCTGACACCAGCCGAATTTGTTAAACATGCTAGTGGAGGTGATGTTGAAAATCCTTTAAATGCTTATAACTGTCGATCCTAA